In a genomic window of [Empedobacter] haloabium:
- a CDS encoding ATP-binding protein, with protein sequence MFHIKSLELVHWDYWQRIKNIPLDAKIITIAGQNGSGKTTLLDALRTLFGLDCSMGRTYKHYARHSGQQSAWLRAVVDNKPSGRQLSNRPFRASGYFAEDEVTLFCQIQKNGGDWKRQYLMRPGNVEIEEVTEANDWLGVENYRKRLAQAGLSPAMAKVLALEQGETDKLCEYAPRQLLDLVFQVFGDKEVLDAYDEAKRHQRDTEEELKRFEAELDGSRANLEALRLRVANYHQWETLHKERRNLQEEVLPSLEYHEAREKANNIGRQLREAKKPLAQVDQIILDKRKDVERQAKLLQDAQQQETVLEQESTALQSRLSLLNAKLKPLDSLIEQKSRLQKLAAEAGADVADVAAQLEEKEAELAKLRASRDAVSSRIAADKATIAALQGKTAMPEPDNVRAMRRALRDANIAHAMLSDIVEVTDPKWQGAVEGVLGGYASVVLLENASDASAAYRLAEKERYRHFIVPECVKAHEPKNQSLLSVVRFTARAPEWLIDQLSRITRVDSVEEGARLGNIEEWITPDAYHKERRGGRSLFVEVSRYRFGSAGRTQRQEAIARNLPALEAEEDKFTLQISKLASETSALKARVAGVDAVKELSARADEFDEAARAAVPLRSERLEVGTRLGELQGLMKNATVARTRADSAWQSARMALSEAEAGMRLNYKRQLEQRSDHARALLALRRQWRHLPGAWRRPARRQALVAQHQNAHQVDLRIASLQASLARDDWELDATVIDQYQRLNEQLSSRKVETEERRYQNNRAIEATANARGAYIERLRYTIKQYTKNIKELGELANIEVSADPVKLENDDLLLAQAGLHVRFKFDGKGVIGMNDGEASGGQQVMKSLVLLIGLLKSEDGSGGFVFIDEPFAHLDIRNIQLVGEFLKNTDAQYLMTTPLTHNTDVYDPSELTLITSKKKKDTQWAQPIFVLQRRKPEQAAA encoded by the coding sequence ATGTTCCACATCAAATCGCTCGAACTGGTCCACTGGGATTACTGGCAGCGCATCAAGAACATCCCGCTCGACGCGAAGATCATCACGATCGCGGGCCAGAACGGCTCCGGCAAGACCACCTTGCTGGACGCGCTGCGCACGCTGTTCGGCCTCGATTGCTCGATGGGCCGCACCTATAAACACTATGCGCGCCATTCGGGCCAGCAGAGCGCCTGGTTGCGCGCCGTGGTCGACAACAAGCCGTCCGGCCGCCAGCTGTCGAACCGGCCATTCCGCGCCAGCGGCTATTTCGCCGAGGACGAGGTCACGTTGTTCTGCCAGATCCAGAAGAACGGCGGCGACTGGAAGCGCCAGTACCTGATGCGCCCGGGAAACGTCGAGATCGAGGAAGTGACGGAAGCGAACGACTGGCTCGGCGTGGAAAACTATCGCAAGCGCCTGGCGCAAGCCGGCCTGTCGCCGGCAATGGCGAAGGTGCTGGCGCTGGAGCAGGGCGAGACGGACAAGCTGTGCGAATACGCGCCGCGCCAACTGCTGGACCTGGTGTTCCAGGTGTTCGGCGACAAGGAAGTGCTGGACGCCTACGACGAGGCCAAGCGCCACCAGCGCGACACGGAAGAGGAACTGAAACGCTTCGAGGCGGAGCTGGACGGCTCGCGCGCCAACCTGGAAGCGCTGCGCCTGCGCGTGGCCAACTACCACCAGTGGGAAACGCTGCACAAGGAGCGGCGCAACCTGCAGGAGGAAGTGCTGCCTTCGCTGGAGTACCACGAGGCGCGCGAGAAGGCCAACAACATCGGCCGCCAGCTGCGCGAGGCGAAGAAGCCGCTGGCCCAGGTCGACCAGATCATCCTGGACAAGCGCAAGGACGTCGAGCGCCAGGCCAAGCTGTTGCAGGATGCGCAGCAGCAGGAGACGGTGCTGGAGCAGGAATCGACCGCGCTGCAAAGCCGCCTGTCGCTGTTGAACGCGAAACTAAAACCGCTGGACAGCCTGATCGAACAGAAGTCGCGCCTGCAGAAGCTGGCCGCCGAAGCCGGCGCCGACGTGGCCGATGTGGCCGCGCAGCTGGAAGAGAAGGAAGCGGAACTGGCCAAGCTGCGCGCATCGCGCGACGCGGTGTCGTCGCGCATCGCGGCCGACAAGGCGACGATCGCCGCGCTGCAGGGCAAGACCGCGATGCCGGAGCCGGACAATGTGCGCGCCATGCGCCGCGCGCTGCGCGATGCCAATATCGCGCACGCGATGCTGTCCGATATCGTCGAGGTGACGGACCCGAAATGGCAGGGCGCCGTCGAGGGTGTGCTGGGCGGTTACGCCTCCGTGGTGCTGCTGGAGAACGCCTCCGACGCGTCGGCCGCGTACCGGTTGGCGGAAAAGGAACGCTATCGCCACTTCATCGTGCCCGAATGCGTCAAGGCGCACGAGCCGAAGAACCAGAGCCTGCTGTCGGTGGTGCGCTTCACGGCGCGCGCGCCGGAATGGCTGATCGACCAGCTGTCGCGCATCACGCGCGTGGACTCGGTGGAAGAAGGCGCACGCCTGGGCAATATCGAGGAATGGATCACGCCGGACGCCTACCACAAGGAACGCCGCGGTGGCCGCTCGCTGTTCGTCGAGGTGTCGCGCTACCGCTTCGGTTCGGCCGGCCGCACGCAGCGCCAGGAAGCCATCGCGCGCAACCTGCCGGCGCTGGAAGCGGAAGAAGACAAGTTCACGCTGCAGATCAGTAAACTCGCTTCCGAAACCAGCGCGCTGAAGGCGCGCGTGGCGGGCGTGGATGCGGTCAAGGAGCTGTCGGCCCGCGCCGACGAATTCGACGAAGCCGCGCGCGCGGCCGTGCCACTGCGTTCCGAGCGGCTGGAAGTGGGCACGCGCCTGGGCGAGCTGCAGGGCCTGATGAAGAATGCCACGGTGGCGCGCACGCGCGCCGATTCGGCATGGCAGTCGGCACGCATGGCGCTGTCGGAAGCGGAAGCGGGCATGCGCCTGAACTACAAGCGCCAGCTGGAGCAGCGCAGCGACCACGCCCGCGCCTTGCTGGCATTGCGGCGCCAGTGGCGCCACCTGCCGGGTGCCTGGCGCCGGCCGGCGCGCCGCCAGGCCCTGGTGGCGCAGCACCAGAACGCGCACCAGGTGGATTTGCGCATCGCCAGCCTGCAGGCCAGCCTGGCGCGCGACGACTGGGAGCTCGATGCGACCGTCATCGACCAGTACCAGCGCCTGAACGAGCAGCTGTCCTCGCGCAAGGTCGAAACGGAAGAGCGCCGCTACCAGAACAACCGCGCGATCGAGGCGACCGCCAACGCCCGTGGTGCCTACATCGAGCGGTTGCGCTACACGATCAAGCAATACACCAAGAACATCAAGGAGTTGGGCGAGCTGGCCAATATCGAAGTCAGCGCCGACCCCGTCAAGCTGGAGAACGACGACCTGCTGCTGGCCCAGGCCGGCCTGCACGTGCGCTTCAAGTTCGACGGCAAGGGCGTGATCGGCATGAACGACGGCGAGGCGTCCGGCGGCCAGCAGGTCATGAAGTCACTGGTGCTCTTGATCGGCCTGTTGAAGTCGGAAGACGGTTCCGGCGGCTTCGTGTTCATCGACGAACCGTTCGCCCACCTGGACATCCGCAACATCCAGCTGGTCGGCGAGTTCCTGAAGAACACCGACGCCCAATACCTGATGACGACGCCGCTGACGCACAACACGGACGTCTACGACCCTTCCGAACTGACGCTCATCACGAGCAAGAAAAAGAAGGATACGCAATGGGCGCAGCCGATCTTCGTGCTGCAGCGGAGGAAGCCGGAGCAGGCTGCCGCCTGA
- a CDS encoding GbsR/MarR family transcriptional regulator: MPLSPTEQKYILHWGEMGTRWGVNRTVAQIHALLFLANAPLHAEHIVDTLGVARSNVSNSLKELQSWGLVKVTHVLGDRRDHFVALQDVWEIFRTIVEERKRREIDPTLTVLRQCAIEAEQDHGMEDATRQRMAQVLDFLEMLTDSYDDYKHLPPATLKRLLSMGGKVAKLL, translated from the coding sequence ATGCCGTTGAGCCCGACCGAACAGAAATACATCCTGCACTGGGGCGAGATGGGCACCCGCTGGGGCGTCAACCGCACGGTGGCGCAGATCCATGCGCTGCTCTTTCTCGCCAACGCGCCCCTGCATGCGGAGCACATCGTCGATACCCTTGGCGTGGCGCGCTCGAACGTCAGCAACAGCCTGAAGGAGCTGCAGAGCTGGGGGCTGGTGAAAGTGACGCACGTGCTGGGCGACCGGCGCGACCACTTCGTCGCGCTGCAGGATGTGTGGGAGATCTTCCGCACCATCGTCGAGGAGCGCAAGCGGCGGGAGATCGATCCCACCTTGACCGTGCTGCGCCAGTGCGCCATCGAGGCGGAACAGGATCATGGCATGGAGGATGCGACGCGCCAGCGCATGGCGCAGGTGCTGGATTTCCTCGAGATGCTGACCGACAGCTACGACGACTACAAGCACCTGCCGCCGGCCACCTTGAAACGCCTGCTGTCGATGGGTGGCAAGGTGGCGAAACTGCTGTAA
- a CDS encoding DUF3108 domain-containing protein: MRSKTALTLIAALAAATAQADDDHPSVKRPFNLPPSAELVYSVKANSHGIPLAGNGTITWQQGGGKYTLLTEARSGIFGKVLEYRSEGGIDAYGLAPESYFEKRIRKGAGTTTFKRDTKVIDFADNDKSVPLKGGEQDRSSAPWQLAAFARATPDKFTPGSEWSIYVAGRRSAETWTFKVVGSETVQTGQGGVKAVHFSKAPPKSKQGQQVDLWLAPGLEWYPVRLVFTEEDGDSFEQLLDKVIKK; this comes from the coding sequence ATGCGTAGCAAGACAGCACTGACACTCATCGCGGCACTGGCCGCGGCCACGGCGCAGGCCGACGACGACCATCCGAGCGTGAAGCGGCCATTCAACCTGCCGCCTTCGGCGGAGCTGGTGTATTCCGTCAAGGCCAACAGCCACGGCATTCCGCTGGCCGGCAACGGCACGATCACGTGGCAGCAGGGCGGCGGCAAGTACACGCTGTTGACGGAAGCCCGCTCCGGCATCTTCGGCAAGGTGCTGGAATACCGCAGCGAGGGCGGCATCGACGCGTACGGCCTGGCGCCGGAGAGCTATTTCGAGAAGCGCATCCGCAAGGGTGCCGGCACCACGACGTTCAAGCGCGATACCAAAGTCATCGACTTTGCCGACAACGACAAGTCGGTGCCGCTCAAGGGTGGCGAGCAGGATCGCAGCAGCGCCCCGTGGCAGCTGGCGGCATTCGCCCGCGCGACGCCGGACAAGTTCACGCCCGGCTCGGAATGGTCGATCTACGTGGCCGGCCGCCGCAGCGCCGAGACGTGGACGTTCAAGGTGGTGGGCAGCGAGACGGTGCAGACGGGCCAGGGCGGCGTCAAGGCGGTCCACTTCAGCAAGGCGCCGCCGAAGTCTAAACAGGGCCAGCAGGTCGACCTGTGGCTGGCGCCGGGGCTGGAGTGGTATCCCGTGCGCCTTGTCTTCACCGAAGAGGATGGGGATTCCTTCGAGCAACTTCTCGACAAGGTCATCAAAAAATAA
- a CDS encoding PEP-CTERM sorting domain-containing protein, producing the protein MKTMLRGAVCTAVLLVCAASARADITVTGKYIQFGVNDGGSLIDFNTFTGLRFDPTGGGHWDQSIDFLTPGTPFAFYSIGVGGSFAVAGGGSPNNPFTSVTGGYTNGMESFTITSGGHYNGLDISQVITFRTDSRVIHSDVLLTNSSGGDLNNVVYAVGLDPDQDYNRYGTYDTYNFVHNQGYNASVLAIGPVSGYSVTLTNTSGRESAVASVRRDWSINPYTLSNAVDDGHGDNTINLDYWLGYMPAGRQASLSYDYTLAPVPEPATHWMLTGGLGLLGWTVWRRRAGASRQE; encoded by the coding sequence ATGAAAACAATGCTACGGGGAGCAGTATGCACGGCAGTACTGCTGGTGTGCGCGGCGAGCGCGCGCGCCGATATCACGGTCACGGGGAAATATATCCAATTCGGCGTGAATGACGGCGGCTCGCTGATCGACTTCAACACGTTCACGGGCCTGCGCTTCGATCCCACCGGAGGGGGGCACTGGGATCAGAGCATCGACTTCCTGACGCCAGGGACTCCGTTCGCCTTCTATTCGATTGGCGTCGGCGGCAGCTTCGCCGTCGCCGGCGGTGGCAGCCCGAACAACCCCTTTACCAGCGTGACAGGGGGCTATACGAACGGCATGGAAAGCTTCACGATCACTTCAGGCGGCCACTACAACGGACTCGACATCTCCCAGGTCATCACGTTCAGGACGGACTCCAGGGTCATCCACAGCGATGTCCTGCTGACGAACTCCAGCGGCGGCGACCTGAACAACGTCGTCTATGCCGTAGGCCTCGATCCGGACCAGGATTACAACCGCTACGGTACTTATGACACCTATAACTTCGTGCACAATCAGGGATACAACGCTTCTGTTTTGGCGATTGGACCGGTGTCTGGGTATTCAGTAACATTGACCAATACGAGCGGGCGGGAGAGCGCGGTGGCTAGTGTGCGAAGAGACTGGAGCATCAATCCGTACACGCTGAGTAATGCGGTCGACGATGGCCATGGCGACAACACGATCAACCTGGACTACTGGCTGGGATATATGCCGGCAGGACGGCAGGCTTCGCTGAGTTATGACTACACGCTCGCGCCAGTGCCCGAGCCAGCCACGCATTGGATGCTGACGGGAGGCTTGGGCTTACTGGGGTGGACGGTGTGGCGGCGGCGAGCCGGTGCCAGCCGGCAGGAATGA
- a CDS encoding TIGR01777 family oxidoreductase, translating into MDTALSFGASGQTVLVTGATGFVGRRLVAALLADGQHVIALTRHTARARRLLGDAVRCIGSMAALPLGERVDVIVNLAGARILGPRWTPARKAVLRASRVGLTGQVVQWIAGAASKPRLLLSASAIGYYGVQRQDDPAVLTEASPPQPVFMSQLCQEWEAAAGRAAQYGVQVACTRFGLVLGHGGALPPMLLPVRLGVGGRMGSGRQSLSWVHIDDLVAALAWLARRSTELPVQGAWNVTAPQCTTQQAFVQTAARLLHRPALLPTPGWPVRLLLGEQADLLLEGQRVVPRRLQDEGFAFRYPDLAEALGALL; encoded by the coding sequence ATGGACACCGCCCTGTCGTTCGGCGCGTCGGGTCAGACCGTACTGGTTACCGGCGCCACCGGCTTCGTCGGCCGCCGGCTGGTGGCGGCCCTGCTGGCCGACGGCCAGCACGTCATCGCCCTGACGCGCCACACGGCCCGGGCCCGACGCCTGCTGGGCGACGCCGTGCGCTGCATCGGCAGCATGGCGGCGCTGCCGCTCGGCGAGCGCGTGGACGTCATCGTCAACCTGGCGGGTGCGCGCATCCTGGGGCCGCGCTGGACGCCGGCGCGCAAGGCCGTGCTGCGCGCCAGCCGGGTCGGGCTGACCGGGCAAGTGGTGCAGTGGATCGCCGGCGCCGCCAGCAAGCCGCGCCTGTTGCTGTCGGCCTCCGCGATCGGCTACTACGGCGTGCAGCGCCAGGATGACCCCGCCGTGCTGACGGAAGCGAGTCCGCCGCAGCCCGTCTTCATGTCGCAGCTGTGCCAGGAGTGGGAAGCGGCGGCCGGGCGCGCCGCGCAATATGGCGTGCAGGTGGCCTGTACCCGCTTCGGCCTCGTGCTGGGGCATGGCGGCGCCCTGCCGCCGATGCTGCTGCCGGTGCGCCTGGGCGTGGGCGGGCGGATGGGCAGCGGCCGGCAAAGCCTGTCGTGGGTGCATATCGACGACCTGGTGGCCGCGCTGGCGTGGCTTGCCCGGCGCAGTACCGAGTTACCCGTGCAGGGTGCATGGAACGTCACGGCACCGCAATGCACGACGCAGCAGGCGTTCGTACAGACGGCGGCGCGGCTCTTGCACCGACCCGCCTTGCTGCCGACGCCCGGCTGGCCCGTGCGCCTGCTGCTGGGCGAGCAGGCCGACCTGCTGCTGGAGGGCCAGCGCGTCGTGCCGCGCCGGCTGCAAGACGAAGGTTTCGCGTTCCGTTACCCGGACCTGGCCGAGGCGCTGGGCGCGCTGTTGTAA
- a CDS encoding translocation/assembly module TamB domain-containing protein — protein sequence MAGTDNQDTTPETAPAAPKPRRWLRRTLIGAGVTVVVLGGAVWLLGRETTLQQIAQRVAKASGGSVTLTGVTGSLYDHMHIGRLVYKGKGSTITADNIDVDWSPLQFFSSGIEISKLRVANVLVQSTGPSEPLVMPTTLAPPFRITVADAGLTKLVMLDEKGGRNEVSAIHAALFGDKSRWQLKNATALTPIGKLAADATIGAQKPFALEGKASLSEVHYAPGQAPAQLAAAVTGNLGLMTVAVKGTSANANGDGVVTIAPFDKIPLRTADVRAYGVDPSRFQSAWPKATLNMELKAQIGNGQNVSGNLALTNTAEPGPIDQGRLPLRAVTARLGGTLTVATLDTLLIDLGAAGKFTGGGNVRRTGPEGGIETAEFKLHTDRIDLHALHGSAKPTAIAGDITARSTGEKQAFNVNLAERNLRLMAQATLDGAIVDITQARLQAQRGSVNLTGRVSLKDDKPFKLAATVDHFDPSALGALPQADLNAALNAAGKLVPSWNLGADFTIRPSRLFGQPLAGSGKLRADAQHLTDIAATVVLGQNTAQLAGDFGLPSEKLNWKVDAQQPSAVRADLAGAVNASGVATGGYAAPRTSFDAQARGLAMTGAKVRAPESLIRASGQFALAGKNKQPEVTMTGSASKVNPAAFAAEAPTGSINAEFSGSARLAADWRANVDAKLLPASTLQGAPLAGYAKINGNHVHVDNADVDLRLGPNSLQAKGAFGAPRDRLDWKLDAPQLSSLGPGFGGVLRGSGTAGGTMDKPQLSFGLEGNTLRFLTQHQIRALKATGTLGNVEALVADINVTGYSSPSLTLDRARFQSSGTRADHSFVLTAANPDFDAAMRIHGGFAVDTWTGAIETLQNRGRFALNLQAPAPLRIAAPKGRGVMGLAAPEQIALTNAVIRLPDGSVRVENLEKNGTRWKSRGVAAGVPASYLAQLSSAWRNNVKSDLTLGANWAVELAAPVATGAAPALDGSVQVFREKGDITVTGGDKPFALGLTQLQAGVNVAGNTLRMQMALEGTRAGQVKLAAAAQLRNGRIPSDSPLNASGSINIPSIAWLAPLAGMEGLELDGALKGALAGNGTVGAPSLNGDVTGTNLVVNWAEQGVRLRNGQLQAAIAGDRLAVQRLHFEGRTGRADAEGWARLANGEATMQLKLTADKLEALSRPDRTLVLTGESSLVRDARRFQLSGKFRADRGDIELPSENTPTISDDVVILGRSKPTIREAAESMPLNVDLEADLGDDFRLRGKGLDAYLAGAVHVRMADRRPPRVNGSIRVVSGTYAAYGQKLAIERGVINFTGAYDNPGLNILAVRKRPEGTETSETNVEAGVEVRGTALAPQARLVSTPSVPDSEKLSWLVLGHGTQDMAGNEMGLLSTAAGALFGGKGGGSLANKVGLDELGVAQGKGNGNAKGLENTVVTVGKKLSSRAYLSFEQGAGTATSLVKLRYKLNPRITLQLQTGTNNALDVLYTWAFD from the coding sequence ATGGCCGGCACCGACAATCAAGACACCACGCCCGAGACCGCGCCAGCCGCACCGAAGCCGCGCCGCTGGCTGCGCCGCACGCTGATCGGGGCCGGCGTCACCGTCGTCGTGCTGGGCGGCGCCGTCTGGCTGCTGGGCCGCGAAACGACGCTGCAGCAGATCGCCCAGCGCGTGGCAAAGGCTTCCGGCGGCTCGGTCACGCTGACGGGCGTCACGGGCTCGCTGTACGACCACATGCACATCGGCCGCCTGGTCTACAAGGGCAAGGGCAGCACGATCACGGCGGACAATATCGACGTCGACTGGTCACCCCTGCAGTTCTTCTCCAGCGGGATCGAGATCAGCAAGCTGCGCGTGGCCAATGTGCTGGTGCAGAGCACCGGCCCCTCTGAACCGCTGGTGATGCCGACGACGCTGGCGCCGCCGTTCCGCATCACGGTGGCGGACGCGGGATTGACGAAACTGGTCATGCTGGACGAAAAAGGCGGCCGCAACGAAGTGAGCGCCATCCACGCCGCCCTGTTCGGCGACAAGAGCCGCTGGCAGCTGAAGAACGCCACGGCCCTGACGCCGATCGGCAAGCTGGCGGCCGATGCCACCATCGGCGCGCAAAAGCCGTTCGCGCTGGAAGGCAAGGCCAGCCTGAGCGAAGTACATTACGCGCCCGGCCAAGCGCCGGCCCAGCTGGCGGCGGCCGTCACCGGCAACCTCGGCCTGATGACGGTGGCCGTCAAGGGCACCTCGGCCAATGCCAATGGCGACGGTGTCGTCACGATCGCGCCGTTCGACAAGATCCCGCTGCGCACGGCGGACGTGCGCGCCTATGGCGTCGACCCTTCCCGCTTCCAGTCGGCCTGGCCGAAGGCCACGCTGAACATGGAGCTGAAGGCGCAGATCGGCAATGGCCAGAACGTCTCCGGCAACCTGGCGCTGACCAATACGGCGGAGCCGGGCCCGATCGACCAGGGCCGCCTGCCGCTGCGCGCCGTCACGGCGCGCCTGGGCGGCACCTTGACGGTGGCCACCCTGGACACGCTGCTGATCGACCTGGGCGCAGCGGGCAAATTCACCGGCGGCGGCAACGTCCGCCGCACGGGGCCGGAAGGCGGCATCGAGACGGCCGAGTTCAAGCTGCACACCGACCGCATCGACCTGCACGCGCTGCACGGCAGCGCCAAGCCGACGGCCATCGCCGGCGACATCACGGCCCGCAGCACGGGCGAGAAGCAGGCCTTCAACGTCAACCTGGCGGAAAGGAACCTGCGCCTGATGGCCCAGGCCACGCTGGACGGCGCCATCGTCGACATCACGCAGGCGCGCCTGCAGGCGCAACGCGGCAGCGTGAACCTGACGGGCCGGGTCAGCCTGAAGGACGACAAGCCGTTCAAGCTGGCCGCCACCGTCGATCACTTCGACCCGTCCGCGCTGGGCGCCTTGCCGCAAGCGGACCTGAATGCGGCGCTGAACGCGGCCGGCAAGCTGGTGCCCTCGTGGAACCTGGGTGCCGACTTCACGATCCGCCCCAGCCGCCTGTTCGGCCAGCCGCTGGCCGGCAGCGGCAAGTTGCGCGCCGACGCGCAGCACCTGACGGACATCGCCGCCACGGTGGTACTGGGCCAGAACACGGCGCAACTGGCCGGTGACTTCGGCCTGCCGTCCGAAAAGCTGAACTGGAAGGTCGATGCGCAGCAGCCCTCCGCCGTGCGTGCCGACCTGGCCGGCGCGGTGAACGCGAGCGGCGTCGCCACCGGCGGCTATGCCGCGCCGCGCACGTCGTTCGATGCGCAGGCGCGCGGGCTGGCGATGACGGGCGCCAAGGTGCGTGCCCCGGAAAGCCTGATCCGCGCCTCTGGCCAGTTCGCCCTGGCGGGCAAGAACAAGCAGCCCGAAGTCACCATGACGGGCAGCGCCAGCAAGGTCAACCCGGCCGCCTTTGCCGCCGAGGCGCCGACCGGCAGCATCAATGCGGAGTTCAGCGGCAGCGCGCGGCTGGCGGCCGACTGGCGCGCCAACGTCGATGCCAAGCTGCTGCCCGCTTCCACCCTGCAAGGCGCGCCACTGGCCGGCTATGCCAAGATCAACGGCAACCACGTCCACGTCGACAACGCCGACGTGGACCTGCGCCTTGGCCCGAACAGCCTGCAAGCCAAGGGCGCGTTCGGCGCGCCGCGCGACCGGCTCGACTGGAAGCTGGACGCGCCGCAGCTGTCCAGCCTCGGGCCCGGTTTCGGCGGCGTGCTGCGCGGCTCCGGCACGGCCGGCGGCACGATGGACAAGCCGCAGCTGTCGTTCGGCCTGGAGGGCAACACGCTGCGCTTCCTGACGCAGCACCAGATCCGCGCCCTGAAAGCCACCGGCACCCTGGGCAACGTGGAAGCGCTGGTGGCCGATATCAACGTGACCGGTTACTCGTCGCCCTCGCTCACCCTGGACCGCGCCCGCTTCCAGAGCAGCGGCACGCGCGCCGACCATAGCTTCGTGCTGACGGCGGCCAATCCCGATTTCGACGCGGCCATGCGCATCCACGGCGGCTTCGCCGTCGACACGTGGACGGGCGCCATCGAGACCTTGCAGAATCGGGGCCGCTTCGCGCTGAACCTGCAGGCCCCGGCGCCGCTGCGCATCGCGGCACCGAAGGGACGCGGCGTGATGGGCCTGGCGGCGCCGGAACAGATCGCGCTGACCAATGCCGTCATCCGCCTGCCCGATGGCAGCGTCCGCGTGGAGAATCTGGAAAAGAACGGCACCCGCTGGAAGAGCCGGGGCGTCGCCGCCGGCGTGCCGGCATCCTACCTGGCGCAGCTGTCGAGTGCCTGGCGCAACAACGTCAAGTCGGACCTGACCCTGGGCGCCAACTGGGCCGTCGAACTGGCGGCGCCTGTCGCCACCGGCGCCGCCCCGGCGCTGGACGGCTCGGTGCAGGTATTCCGCGAAAAAGGCGACATCACCGTCACGGGCGGCGACAAACCGTTCGCGCTCGGCCTGACGCAGCTGCAAGCGGGCGTCAACGTGGCGGGCAACACGCTGCGCATGCAGATGGCGCTCGAAGGCACCCGCGCCGGCCAGGTCAAGCTGGCCGCGGCGGCGCAGCTGCGCAACGGCCGCATCCCGAGCGACAGCCCGCTGAATGCAAGCGGCAGCATCAACATTCCGTCGATTGCCTGGCTGGCGCCGCTGGCCGGCATGGAAGGCCTGGAGCTGGACGGTGCGCTCAAGGGCGCCCTGGCCGGCAACGGCACCGTTGGCGCGCCGTCCCTGAACGGTGACGTGACGGGCACGAACCTGGTCGTCAACTGGGCCGAACAGGGTGTGCGCCTGCGCAACGGCCAGTTGCAGGCGGCCATCGCGGGCGACCGCCTGGCCGTGCAGCGCCTGCATTTCGAGGGCCGCACGGGCCGCGCCGACGCCGAGGGCTGGGCGCGCCTGGCCAATGGCGAGGCCACGATGCAGCTGAAACTCACTGCCGACAAGCTGGAAGCGCTGTCGCGCCCCGACCGCACCCTGGTGCTGACGGGCGAGAGCTCGCTGGTGCGCGACGCCAGGCGCTTCCAGCTGAGCGGCAAGTTTCGCGCCGACCGTGGCGACATCGAGCTGCCATCCGAGAACACGCCGACGATCAGCGACGACGTCGTCATCCTCGGCCGCAGCAAGCCGACGATCAGGGAGGCGGCCGAATCGATGCCGCTGAACGTCGACCTGGAAGCGGACCTGGGCGACGACTTCCGCCTGCGCGGCAAGGGGCTGGACGCCTACCTGGCCGGCGCCGTGCACGTGCGCATGGCCGACCGCCGGCCGCCGCGCGTGAATGGCAGCATCCGCGTGGTCAGCGGCACCTACGCGGCGTATGGCCAGAAGCTGGCGATCGAGCGCGGCGTCATCAACTTCACGGGCGCTTACGACAACCCTGGCCTGAACATCCTGGCCGTGCGCAAGCGCCCGGAAGGCACGGAAACATCGGAGACCAACGTCGAAGCCGGGGTCGAGGTGCGCGGCACGGCACTGGCGCCGCAGGCGCGGCTGGTATCCACGCCGAGCGTGCCGGACAGCGAGAAGCTGTCCTGGCTCGTGCTGGGCCACGGCACGCAGGACATGGCCGGCAACGAGATGGGCCTGCTCAGCACCGCCGCCGGCGCGCTGTTCGGCGGCAAGGGCGGCGGCAGCCTGGCCAACAAGGTGGGCCTGGACGAGCTGGGCGTGGCCCAGGGCAAAGGCAACGGCAACGCCAAGGGACTGGAAAACACGGTGGTCACGGTGGGCAAGAAGCTGTCCTCACGCGCCTACCTGAGCTTCGAGCAGGGCGCGGGCACGGCCACCTCGCTGGTCAAGCTGCGCTACAAGCTCAACCCGCGCATCACGCTGCAGTTGCAGACCGGGACCAACAATGCGCTGGATGTGCTGTACACCTGGGCGTTTGATTAA
- a CDS encoding DUF393 domain-containing protein, with translation MDTPALTIYFDGACAFCRAEVNALRGRDRRGALAFIDIAAPGFSEFPPGADMAALQAQLHSVTRDGRVLRGLDSMQAAYALVGLGWMVLPLRVRMLRPPLEWAYVQFARHRYRISRLLGLSSPAPAPQCDDNVCRPGSPWLKG, from the coding sequence ATGGACACACCCGCATTGACGATCTATTTCGACGGCGCCTGCGCCTTCTGCCGTGCCGAGGTCAACGCACTGCGCGGGCGCGACCGGCGCGGCGCGCTGGCCTTCATCGATATCGCGGCGCCTGGCTTCAGCGAATTCCCGCCGGGCGCCGACATGGCGGCCTTGCAGGCGCAACTGCACTCCGTCACACGCGACGGCCGCGTGCTGCGCGGCCTGGACAGCATGCAGGCGGCCTACGCGCTGGTCGGGCTGGGCTGGATGGTGCTGCCGCTGCGCGTGCGCATGCTGCGCCCGCCGCTGGAGTGGGCGTACGTGCAGTTCGCGCGGCATCGCTACCGCATTTCGCGCCTGCTCGGCTTGTCGTCACCGGCGCCAGCGCCGCAATGCGATGACAATGTCTGCCGTCCCGGCAGTCCCTGGCTGAAAGGGTAA